A genomic segment from Sulfuritalea hydrogenivorans sk43H encodes:
- a CDS encoding extracellular solute-binding protein yields the protein MLKRIAHVVAPLLCALVAGASFASHGLALGGRPKYPAGFSHFDYVNPAAPRGGQLTLAAMGSFDKLNPFTLKGVPPVNLTELVFETLVAQSDDEPFSVYGLLAEDMALAQDEMSITFRLNPKAKFSNGDPVTAEDVKHSWNMLISKAASPLYRAMWADVKGIVVVDPRTVRFEFKRRNRELHMIVGQLPVFSRKWGNGKPFDQIVTDTPIASGPYLVDKAALGKTISYRRNPAWWGGDIPARRGMFNFEGVAYRYYKDELIRIEAFKAGEFDFVHENMAKNWARSYQGAKFDRGELIRRELTHLNPQGMQGYVFNLRRPLFQDVRVRKALTLALDFEWMNRQLFYNQYKRNYSYFTNSEMAATGSPDAAELKLLEPVRRHLEPEAFGPVPRPPTTVAPRSLRENLREARELFRAAGWEFRDGALRNARGEVFEFEIPLSGKSWERVVAPYARNLEKLGVSVKYRIIDSAILAKRTDDFDFDMLLHWFLSSQSPGNEQFLRFASETADEKGSQNLIGLKNPGIDHLVDAILTADTREKLVTACRALDRALLAGYYMIPQWHNTVHRVSYKKHLGIPEKQPLYYQPDDWLLKAWWMKKD from the coding sequence ATGCTGAAGCGGATTGCGCACGTCGTTGCCCCCCTGCTGTGCGCCCTGGTGGCGGGCGCATCCTTCGCCTCCCACGGCCTCGCCCTCGGCGGCCGGCCCAAATACCCGGCCGGGTTCTCCCATTTCGATTACGTCAATCCAGCGGCGCCCAGGGGCGGCCAGCTCACCCTCGCCGCGATGGGCAGCTTCGACAAGCTCAACCCCTTCACCCTCAAGGGCGTGCCGCCGGTCAACCTGACCGAACTGGTATTCGAAACCCTGGTCGCCCAGAGCGATGACGAACCATTTTCCGTCTATGGCTTGCTGGCCGAGGACATGGCCCTGGCGCAGGACGAAATGTCCATCACCTTCCGCCTGAACCCGAAAGCCAAGTTCTCCAACGGCGACCCGGTCACCGCCGAGGACGTCAAGCACTCGTGGAACATGCTCATAAGCAAGGCCGCCAGTCCGTTGTACCGTGCCATGTGGGCCGACGTGAAGGGTATCGTGGTGGTCGATCCGCGCACCGTGCGCTTCGAGTTCAAGCGCAGGAACCGCGAGTTGCACATGATCGTCGGCCAGTTGCCAGTCTTCTCCCGCAAGTGGGGGAACGGCAAGCCCTTCGACCAGATCGTCACCGACACCCCCATCGCCAGCGGCCCCTATCTCGTGGACAAGGCAGCGCTGGGCAAGACCATCAGCTACCGGCGAAATCCAGCCTGGTGGGGCGGCGACATTCCGGCGCGACGCGGCATGTTCAATTTCGAGGGCGTCGCCTATCGCTACTACAAGGACGAACTGATCCGGATCGAAGCCTTCAAGGCCGGCGAGTTCGATTTCGTGCACGAGAACATGGCCAAGAACTGGGCCCGCAGCTACCAGGGCGCCAAGTTCGACCGTGGCGAGCTGATCCGCCGCGAGCTGACCCACCTCAATCCGCAGGGCATGCAGGGTTACGTCTTCAACCTGCGGCGCCCCCTGTTCCAGGACGTACGCGTGCGCAAGGCCCTGACCCTGGCCCTCGATTTCGAGTGGATGAACCGCCAGCTCTTCTACAACCAGTACAAGCGCAACTACAGCTACTTCACCAACAGCGAAATGGCCGCCACCGGCAGCCCGGACGCGGCAGAGTTGAAACTGCTGGAGCCCGTGCGGCGCCACCTCGAACCCGAGGCCTTCGGACCCGTGCCGCGACCGCCGACTACCGTGGCCCCGCGGTCGCTGCGAGAAAACCTGCGCGAAGCCCGCGAGCTGTTCCGCGCCGCCGGCTGGGAGTTCCGCGACGGCGCCCTGCGCAACGCCAGGGGCGAAGTCTTCGAGTTCGAGATTCCGCTCAGCGGCAAGAGCTGGGAACGGGTTGTCGCCCCCTACGCCCGCAACCTGGAAAAACTCGGCGTCAGCGTCAAGTACCGGATCATCGATTCCGCCATCCTTGCCAAGCGCACCGACGACTTCGATTTCGACATGCTGCTGCACTGGTTCCTGTCCAGCCAGAGCCCCGGCAACGAACAGTTCCTGCGCTTCGCCAGCGAGACCGCCGACGAAAAGGGTTCGCAAAACCTGATCGGCCTCAAGAACCCCGGCATAGACCACCTGGTCGACGCCATCCTCACCGCCGACACCCGGGAAAAGCTGGTGACCGCCTGCCGCGCCCTCGACCGCGCCCTGCTTGCCGGGTATTACATGATTCCCCAGTGGCACAACACGGTGCACCGGGTGTCCTACAAGAAACACCTCGGCATTCCGGAAAAGCAGCCGCTCTACTACCAACCGGACGACTGGCTGCTGAAGGCCTGGTGGATGAAGAAGGACTGA
- a CDS encoding microcin C ABC transporter permease YejB: MLQYIAKRLLLMIPTLFGVLLLTFTVIQFVPGGPVDQMVQFLKGPAGGEEVAASTANVYRGNRGVDAEKLAEIKALYGFDKPAHERFIDMLGRFARFDLGTSYFQHQDVWTLIKSKLPVSISLGLWTFFLTYLVSIPLGVAKAVRHGSAFDLATSTLVLVGYAIPGFVLGVALLVLFGGGSFLQLFPLRGLTSDNWEQLSLLGKLTDYLWHITLPILASVVGGFAVTTMLTKNTFLEEIRKQYVLTARAKGCSERRVLYKHIFRNAMIPLVTGFPAAFIGAFFTGSLLIETLFSLDGLGLLSYESVIKRDYPVVMGTLYLFTLIGLVTKLITDLCYVLVDPRMQFGSSSS, from the coding sequence ATGCTCCAGTACATTGCCAAACGCCTGCTGCTGATGATCCCGACCCTGTTCGGCGTCCTGCTGCTCACCTTCACGGTGATCCAGTTCGTTCCCGGCGGCCCGGTGGACCAGATGGTGCAGTTCCTCAAAGGCCCTGCCGGCGGCGAGGAAGTAGCGGCCTCGACGGCCAACGTCTATCGCGGCAATCGGGGCGTCGACGCCGAAAAGCTGGCCGAGATCAAGGCCCTCTACGGCTTCGACAAGCCGGCTCACGAGCGCTTCATCGACATGCTCGGCCGCTTCGCCCGCTTCGACCTCGGCACCAGCTACTTCCAGCATCAGGACGTATGGACGCTGATCAAGTCAAAACTGCCGGTCTCCATCAGCCTTGGCCTGTGGACCTTCTTCCTCACCTACCTCGTTTCGATACCGCTCGGCGTCGCCAAGGCCGTGCGCCATGGATCGGCCTTCGACCTCGCCACCAGCACCCTGGTCCTCGTCGGCTACGCGATCCCCGGCTTCGTCCTCGGCGTCGCCCTGCTGGTGCTCTTCGGCGGTGGCAGCTTCCTTCAACTCTTCCCGCTGCGCGGCCTGACCTCCGACAACTGGGAGCAACTTTCCCTGCTGGGCAAGCTCACCGATTACCTCTGGCACATCACCTTGCCCATCCTGGCCTCGGTGGTCGGCGGCTTTGCCGTGACGACGATGCTGACCAAGAACACCTTTCTCGAGGAAATCCGCAAGCAGTACGTGCTGACGGCCCGCGCCAAGGGATGCTCCGAACGCCGCGTACTCTACAAACACATCTTCCGCAACGCCATGATCCCGCTGGTGACCGGCTTCCCCGCCGCCTTCATCGGCGCCTTCTTCACCGGCAGCCTGCTGATCGAAACCCTGTTTTCCCTCGATGGCCTCGGCCTGCTTTCCTACGAATCGGTAATCAAGCGCGACTACCCCGTCGTCATGGGCACGCTGTATCTGTTCACCCTGATCGGCCTGGTCACCAAGCTGATCACCGACCTTTGCTACGTGCTGGTCGATCCGCGCATGCAGTTCGGGAGTTCGTCGTCGTGA
- a CDS encoding adenylate/guanylate cyclase domain-containing protein, which translates to MEHQRAILFADIAGSTGLYEQSGDTVALQAVVNCLDCLKAVTVAHGGQVIKTIGDELMAAFDSATQAILAANAMQSTFEKTVGGKAGIRLRIGFHLGSVIETDGDYFGDTVNLASRLTTLASPDQILTSRETYEALPSYLQATCRKLYSTAVKGRKGKVTIIEALWQQDQGQTTILPDHFTVDEAPSRDARISYQGKVWKVDERHPEATIGRDAKSTVVVTAATASRHHASVMLRQEKIIIADQSSNGTFVRLQNGQELLLRREELVLAGRVRVGLGAAVDASGDQQVLIEVER; encoded by the coding sequence ATGGAACACCAGCGCGCCATTCTCTTCGCAGACATTGCCGGCAGCACCGGGCTTTACGAGCAAAGCGGCGATACCGTGGCGCTGCAGGCCGTGGTCAACTGCCTCGACTGCCTGAAGGCGGTGACCGTCGCCCACGGCGGGCAGGTGATCAAGACCATCGGCGACGAGCTGATGGCGGCCTTCGACTCCGCAACCCAGGCCATCCTGGCGGCCAACGCGATGCAATCCACCTTCGAGAAGACCGTCGGCGGCAAGGCCGGCATCCGGCTCAGGATAGGCTTCCACCTGGGGTCGGTGATCGAAACCGATGGCGACTACTTCGGCGACACGGTGAACCTCGCGTCGCGCCTCACGACACTGGCCTCGCCCGACCAGATCCTGACCTCGCGCGAAACCTACGAAGCGCTGCCTTCCTACCTGCAAGCCACCTGCCGCAAGCTTTACTCGACGGCCGTCAAGGGGCGCAAGGGCAAGGTCACCATCATCGAAGCCCTGTGGCAGCAGGACCAGGGGCAGACCACGATCCTGCCGGACCACTTCACCGTCGACGAGGCGCCCTCCAGGGACGCCAGAATCTCCTACCAGGGCAAGGTGTGGAAGGTCGATGAACGGCATCCCGAGGCGACCATCGGCCGCGATGCGAAAAGCACGGTGGTGGTCACCGCGGCGACGGCCTCGCGCCACCACGCGAGCGTCATGCTGCGCCAGGAAAAGATCATCATTGCCGACCAGTCCAGCAACGGCACCTTCGTCCGGCTGCAGAACGGCCAGGAACTGCTGCTGCGTCGCGAAGAGCTGGTGCTCGCCGGGCGAGTGCGGGTGGGACTGGGCGCCGCCGTGGATGCCAGCGGCGACCAGCAGGTGCTGATCGAAGTCGAGCGTTAG
- a CDS encoding ABC transporter permease: protein MSVDMNPAVEARALSRSLSPSRRAWLRFKADRRGYWSLWILAVLFGLSLFAEILSNDKPIIVRYEGQTYFPLFKTYPEATFGGDFVTPTDYLDPFIAERITAGDNWAIYPPNRYRFDSLNYFAPSPNPAAPSGENLLGTDDRGRDILARLIYGFRISVLFGLALTAIGMALGVLTGALQGYLGGKVDLWGQRLIEIWGSMPELYLLIIFASLFEPGILVILVLLSLFGWMGLSDYVRAEFLRNRNLEYALAARAMGLSNSQIMWRHLLPNSLTPVIAFLPFRMSGAILALTSLDFLGLGVPPTTPSLGELLSQGKNNLDAWWISLTTFGVLVGTLMLLIFIGEGLRAALDTRKG from the coding sequence GTGAGCGTCGACATGAACCCGGCGGTGGAAGCCCGCGCGCTCTCCCGCTCCCTCTCCCCCTCGCGGCGTGCCTGGCTGCGCTTCAAAGCGGATCGTCGCGGCTACTGGAGCCTGTGGATACTGGCCGTGCTCTTCGGCCTCAGCCTGTTCGCCGAAATCCTCTCCAACGACAAACCCATCATCGTCCGCTACGAGGGCCAGACCTATTTCCCCCTGTTCAAGACCTACCCGGAAGCCACCTTCGGCGGCGACTTCGTCACGCCCACCGACTACCTGGACCCCTTCATCGCCGAGCGCATCACCGCCGGCGACAACTGGGCCATCTACCCGCCCAACCGCTACCGTTTCGACAGCCTCAACTACTTCGCCCCCAGCCCCAATCCGGCGGCACCGTCCGGCGAAAACCTGCTCGGCACCGACGACCGGGGCCGCGACATCCTCGCCCGCCTGATCTACGGCTTCCGCATCTCCGTGCTCTTCGGTCTGGCGCTGACCGCGATCGGCATGGCGCTGGGCGTCCTCACCGGCGCGCTGCAAGGCTACCTCGGCGGCAAGGTGGACCTCTGGGGCCAGCGTCTGATCGAGATATGGGGCTCGATGCCCGAGCTCTACCTGCTGATCATCTTCGCCTCCCTGTTCGAACCGGGCATCCTCGTCATCCTCGTCCTGCTCTCCCTCTTCGGCTGGATGGGGCTGTCGGACTACGTACGCGCCGAATTCCTGCGCAACCGCAATCTCGAATACGCCCTCGCCGCCCGCGCCATGGGCCTTTCCAACAGCCAGATCATGTGGCGCCACCTGCTGCCCAACAGCCTGACGCCGGTGATCGCCTTCCTGCCCTTCCGCATGAGCGGCGCCATCCTCGCCCTCACCAGCCTCGACTTCCTCGGCCTCGGCGTGCCGCCGACCACGCCCAGCCTCGGCGAACTGCTGTCGCAGGGCAAGAACAACCTCGATGCCTGGTGGATTTCGCTCACCACCTTCGGCGTCCTCGTCGGCACCCTGATGCTGCTGATCTTCATCGGCGAGGGCCTGCGCGCCGCCCTCGACACACGCAAGGGTTGA
- a CDS encoding metal-dependent hydrolase produces MDIVTHAVMGAALAAGVASLRNTGEESALAVRRRAAAIGAAAGLLPDADALIQSGGDALLVLDYHRHFTHALAFVPFGALLAAALLWPLLRRRMSFATLYLCSLAGYLPHPLLDACTSYGTHLWLPFSERREAWNLIAVVDPVFTLLLAVPLFLFLRRPDSKAVRWGLLLGLAYFGIGFMQQQRAETAAVALATSRGHQATKLSAKPSMANLVLWRSLYVHEGRVHADAFHLGFWTRHYPGNSAALLDAAAARKIAAGDAKRLRDIERFRVFSDGFIVPDRIRPGFVGDARYAMLPTAIAPIWGLEWRGPGAATEFVSRHDFSPAMRHDFWVMLLGRDISHLR; encoded by the coding sequence ATGGATATTGTTACTCACGCCGTGATGGGCGCGGCGCTGGCGGCGGGCGTGGCCTCGCTGCGGAACACAGGCGAGGAGTCGGCGCTGGCGGTACGGCGACGGGCAGCCGCGATCGGCGCCGCGGCGGGTTTGCTGCCCGATGCCGATGCGCTGATCCAGAGCGGCGGCGACGCGCTGCTGGTGCTCGACTATCACCGCCACTTCACCCACGCCCTGGCCTTCGTGCCCTTCGGCGCGCTGCTGGCCGCGGCCTTGCTGTGGCCCCTGCTGCGGCGGCGCATGAGCTTCGCCACGCTCTACCTGTGCAGCCTTGCCGGCTACCTGCCGCATCCGCTGCTGGATGCCTGCACCAGCTACGGCACGCACCTCTGGCTGCCGTTCTCGGAGCGCAGGGAAGCCTGGAACCTGATTGCCGTGGTCGATCCGGTGTTCACGCTGCTCCTGGCGGTGCCGCTGTTCCTCTTCCTGCGCCGGCCGGACTCGAAGGCCGTGCGCTGGGGCCTGCTGCTCGGGCTGGCCTATTTCGGTATCGGCTTCATGCAGCAGCAGCGCGCGGAAACGGCGGCGGTTGCGCTGGCGACGTCGCGCGGTCACCAGGCGACGAAGCTTTCGGCCAAGCCGTCGATGGCCAACCTGGTGCTGTGGCGCTCGCTGTATGTGCATGAGGGGCGGGTGCATGCCGATGCGTTTCACCTGGGCTTCTGGACGCGCCACTATCCCGGCAATTCTGCGGCGCTGCTCGATGCGGCGGCGGCGCGGAAGATCGCCGCGGGCGATGCGAAACGGCTGCGCGACATCGAGCGCTTCCGGGTGTTTTCCGACGGCTTCATCGTGCCGGATCGCATCCGGCCGGGCTTTGTCGGCGACGCGCGCTATGCCATGCTGCCGACGGCGATCGCGCCGATCTGGGGCCTCGAATGGCGCGGACCGGGGGCGGCGACGGAGTTTGTCAGCCGTCACGATTTTTCGCCCGCGATGCGCCACGACTTTTGGGTCATGCTGCTGGGCCGCGACATTTCCCACTTGCGCTGA
- a CDS encoding ABC transporter ATP-binding protein: MSTTPLLSIRALSVAFDESTVVDEVSLDIAAGEKFALVGESGSGKTVTALSVLRLNQGAAYRGEILWEGRDNLLAWKESQMLGLRGREAAMIFQEPMTALNPLYTVGNQIVETLELHEALSRREANRRAIELLARTGLPEPERRFAAFPHQLSGGQRQRAMIAMALACRPKLLIADEPTTALDVTVQAQILALLAELQAEFGMAVLLITHDLNLVRRFADRVGVMQAGRLVETAATAELFAAPRHAYTQQLLAARPQRIAPPAPPTEAPVLLKGEDIACRYPVKRGWFGRDWFHAVEKSALTLRRGETLGIVGESGSGKTTLGLALLRLNAGTGRIELGGERIDTLDGKALRARRRRMQVVFQDPYSSLSPRYTIEQIIGEGLALHWPQLDAAARRERIVATLHDVGLDESMLGRYPHEFSGGQRQRIAIARAVILEPELIVLDEPTSALDASVQQQVLRLLVDLQLRHGLSYLFISHDLAVIRALAHRVMVMQAGRIVESGDTETVLTAPTQAYTRELLAAARLD; this comes from the coding sequence ATGAGCACCACGCCCCTGCTCTCCATCCGCGCACTCTCCGTCGCCTTCGATGAATCGACGGTGGTGGACGAAGTTTCCCTCGACATCGCCGCCGGCGAGAAATTCGCCCTGGTCGGCGAGTCGGGTTCGGGCAAGACCGTCACCGCCCTCTCGGTGCTGCGCCTGAACCAGGGTGCGGCATACCGCGGCGAAATCCTCTGGGAGGGCCGCGACAACCTGCTGGCCTGGAAGGAATCGCAAATGCTGGGCCTGCGCGGGCGCGAAGCGGCGATGATCTTCCAGGAACCGATGACGGCCCTGAACCCGCTCTACACCGTGGGCAACCAGATTGTCGAGACCCTGGAGCTGCACGAAGCCCTGAGCCGCCGGGAGGCCAACCGGCGGGCCATCGAACTGCTGGCCCGCACCGGCCTGCCGGAACCGGAACGACGCTTCGCCGCCTTCCCCCATCAGCTTTCCGGTGGCCAGCGGCAGCGGGCGATGATCGCCATGGCGCTGGCCTGCCGGCCCAAGCTGCTGATCGCCGACGAGCCGACCACGGCGCTCGACGTCACCGTGCAGGCACAAATCCTCGCCCTGCTCGCCGAATTGCAGGCCGAGTTCGGCATGGCCGTGCTGCTGATCACGCACGACCTCAATCTGGTGCGCCGCTTCGCCGACCGGGTCGGCGTCATGCAGGCCGGCAGGCTGGTGGAAACCGCCGCCACCGCCGAGCTCTTCGCCGCGCCGCGCCACGCGTACACGCAGCAGCTGCTCGCCGCCCGGCCCCAGCGCATCGCGCCGCCGGCGCCGCCAACCGAGGCCCCGGTGCTGCTCAAGGGCGAAGACATCGCCTGCCGCTATCCGGTCAAGCGCGGCTGGTTCGGCCGCGACTGGTTCCATGCCGTGGAAAAGTCGGCGCTGACGCTACGGCGCGGCGAGACCCTCGGCATCGTCGGCGAATCGGGCTCCGGCAAGACCACCCTGGGCCTCGCCCTGCTGCGCCTGAACGCGGGCACCGGCCGCATCGAGCTCGGCGGCGAACGCATCGACACACTCGACGGCAAGGCCCTGCGCGCCCGGCGCCGGCGCATGCAGGTGGTGTTCCAGGACCCCTACTCCTCGCTCTCGCCGCGCTACACCATCGAACAGATCATCGGCGAAGGCCTGGCCCTGCACTGGCCGCAGCTCGACGCCGCGGCCCGCCGCGAACGCATCGTCGCCACCCTGCACGACGTCGGTCTCGACGAGTCCATGCTGGGCCGCTATCCCCACGAATTCTCCGGCGGCCAGCGGCAGCGCATCGCCATCGCCCGCGCCGTGATCCTCGAACCGGAACTGATCGTGCTGGATGAACCCACCAGCGCGCTGGACGCCTCGGTGCAGCAGCAGGTGCTGCGCCTGCTGGTGGATCTCCAGTTGCGCCACGGCCTTAGCTATCTCTTCATCAGCCACGACCTGGCGGTGATCCGCGCCCTGGCCCACCGGGTCATGGTCATGCAGGCGGGACGCATCGTCGAAAGTGGCGACACGGAAACCGTGCTCACCGCGCCGACCCAGGCCTATACCCGCGAACTCCTCGCCGCCGCGCGGCTCGACTGA
- a CDS encoding SCO family protein translates to MRNRLRVPARSALCLALCCVLPAFGQTAPALPTHSEEPAAAIVDLAPRYLLKDPRGRVVTHESFRGRFQLVTFGFTSCPDVCPTTLLGFRNILEALGDQAERLQPLFITVDPERDTAALLQEYTAAFHPAIVGLRGTPELLQRAAESFRVRYEKVREPGAPADIYTMDHSTGMYLLDGDGRFVTKFSMTAPAREIAARIRGMMDADQSRPGTVRRGNAPLR, encoded by the coding sequence GTGCGAAACCGCTTGCGCGTCCCGGCGCGCTCCGCCCTGTGCCTGGCGCTGTGCTGTGTCCTTCCCGCCTTCGGCCAGACCGCCCCGGCGCTGCCGACGCATTCCGAGGAGCCGGCTGCCGCGATCGTCGACCTGGCGCCGCGCTACCTGCTCAAAGACCCGCGCGGCCGGGTGGTCACGCATGAGAGCTTTCGCGGCCGCTTCCAGCTCGTCACCTTCGGCTTCACCTCCTGCCCGGACGTCTGCCCGACCACGCTGCTCGGCTTCAGGAATATTCTGGAGGCGCTGGGCGACCAGGCGGAGCGCCTGCAGCCGCTGTTCATCACGGTCGACCCGGAGCGCGACACGGCGGCCCTGCTGCAGGAATACACGGCCGCCTTCCACCCGGCGATTGTCGGCTTGCGGGGTACGCCGGAACTACTGCAGCGGGCGGCGGAAAGCTTCCGCGTGCGCTACGAAAAAGTACGGGAACCCGGCGCTCCGGCGGACATCTACACCATGGACCACTCGACCGGAATGTACCTGCTGGACGGCGACGGCCGCTTCGTCACCAAGTTCTCCATGACCGCACCGGCCCGGGAAATCGCCGCGCGCATCCGCGGCATGATGGATGCGGATCAGTCGCGGCCAGGCACCGTCAGGCGCGGCAACGCGCCCTTGCGCTGA
- a CDS encoding transglycosylase SLT domain-containing protein: MPLFRRLILPLLFLLTSHTHAEQALQLTAEIAAPHNLSIGAVPPPTPVVELLPDPSREVKDDLPPIPTIDLTTPPDDLWQRMRNGFSMPDLDSPLVADRQAWYLNRPDLLKRIFERSRRYLHHIVDELEKRGMPTELALLPIVESSFNPLAYSSARALGMWQFIPSTGKNYKLQQNWWFDQRRDIVASTSAALDYLQYIYEMHGDWHLALASYNWGEGAVGRAVAKNRAKGMPTDYLSLKMPGETRYYVPKLQAIKNIIAQPQLFGISLDPIPNRPYFGTVERSENMDVALAARLAEIPVEEFIALNPAYSRPVMPGTANSPLVLPAEKVQTFLANLQNHEAQDKPLTAWLTHKLKKGEKLEGVASRYGISAARLKQLNGINARTKVTPGFALLVPGKDAIGHEDIAARLPQTPAKPPRATKWKKGKGKAKGVAVKIRKPAVKPKKR, from the coding sequence ATGCCACTGTTTCGCCGCCTGATTCTGCCCCTGCTGTTTTTGCTGACGAGCCACACACATGCCGAGCAGGCATTGCAGCTCACGGCGGAAATTGCCGCGCCCCATAACCTGTCCATCGGCGCCGTACCGCCGCCGACACCCGTGGTCGAACTGCTGCCCGATCCGTCACGCGAAGTGAAGGACGACCTGCCGCCGATCCCCACCATCGACCTCACCACGCCGCCCGACGACCTCTGGCAGCGCATGCGCAACGGCTTCTCGATGCCCGACCTCGACAGCCCGCTGGTGGCCGACCGCCAGGCCTGGTACCTGAACCGGCCCGACCTGCTCAAGCGCATCTTCGAACGCAGCCGGCGCTACCTGCACCACATCGTCGACGAGCTCGAAAAGCGCGGGATGCCGACCGAACTGGCCCTGCTGCCGATCGTCGAAAGCTCCTTCAATCCGCTGGCCTACTCGTCGGCGCGGGCGCTGGGCATGTGGCAGTTCATTCCGTCGACGGGCAAGAACTACAAGTTGCAGCAGAACTGGTGGTTCGACCAGCGCCGCGACATCGTCGCCTCGACCAGCGCCGCGCTCGACTACCTGCAGTACATCTACGAAATGCACGGCGACTGGCACCTGGCGCTGGCCTCCTACAACTGGGGCGAAGGCGCCGTCGGCCGTGCCGTGGCGAAGAACCGGGCCAAGGGGATGCCGACCGACTACCTGAGCCTGAAAATGCCTGGCGAAACCCGTTACTACGTACCCAAGCTGCAGGCGATCAAGAACATCATTGCCCAGCCGCAACTGTTCGGCATCAGCCTCGACCCGATTCCCAACCGGCCCTATTTCGGCACCGTGGAGCGCAGCGAAAACATGGACGTGGCGCTGGCGGCGCGCCTGGCGGAAATCCCGGTGGAGGAGTTCATTGCACTCAACCCCGCCTACAGCCGCCCGGTGATGCCGGGTACGGCGAACAGCCCGCTGGTGCTGCCCGCCGAAAAAGTGCAGACCTTTCTTGCCAACCTGCAGAACCACGAAGCGCAGGACAAGCCGCTCACCGCCTGGCTCACGCACAAGCTGAAGAAGGGCGAGAAGCTGGAAGGCGTCGCCAGCCGCTACGGCATCAGTGCCGCACGGCTGAAACAGTTGAACGGCATCAACGCGCGGACCAAGGTCACGCCCGGCTTCGCCCTGCTGGTGCCGGGCAAGGATGCCATCGGCCACGAGGACATCGCCGCCCGCCTGCCGCAAACTCCGGCCAAGCCGCCGCGCGCCACCAAGTGGAAAAAGGGGAAGGGCAAGGCCAAGGGCGTCGCGGTCAAGATCAGGAAACCGGCGGTCAAACCGAAAAAACGCTGA